In one window of Eggerthella guodeyinii DNA:
- a CDS encoding glycoside hydrolase family 2 protein, protein MLDLKRVIASAPRKPEHAALQPLTTPWSDLAAAGGDRAAHHPRPQFARAAFEVLDGRWDYAIAPVADAASTWRDAEPPAAWDGDILVPFSPEAPLSGVGRQLQPGELLWYRRRFGAPEGFDASRQRCILHFEAVDYACACSVNGARVGAHAGGYLPFAFDVTDALTDGDNELVVCVHDPSDAGVQLRGKQRLARGGIWYTAQSGIWQSVWLEAVPNAHLESLAIDARADEGKLVLRADVRADGGADAAAGTAPAVSVRLLDGGVEVGRASAAPKDGACTIAIDVADPHRWSPDDPHLYDLEVSYGSDRVDSYCAFRTVTVEEDGRGVRRLCLNHEPVFLRGVLDQGYWPDGLMTAPSDEALAFDVRAMREAGFNLLRKHIKVESDRWYYHCDKLGMLVWQDMVSGGAAPDPWHSSYKPTFFRGSWGRYADDDPRHYPGLASDSAAFRAEWTDACAATVRHLGNHPSIVTWVLFNEAWGQFDARAAVELVRGLDPTRPIDAVSGWYDQACGDFLSVHNYFRPLEVYDDAARPRRAFVISEFGGLSCHLAAHSALASSYGYAAYPDLASFRTAVREVLAQADALEEAGLAGYVYTQLSDVEEETNGLLTYDRRVDKLTEGGAR, encoded by the coding sequence ATGCTCGACCTCAAGCGCGTCATCGCAAGCGCGCCGCGCAAGCCGGAGCACGCCGCGCTGCAACCGCTGACCACGCCGTGGAGCGACCTCGCCGCAGCGGGCGGCGACCGCGCGGCGCACCACCCGCGCCCGCAGTTCGCGCGGGCGGCTTTCGAGGTGCTCGACGGGCGCTGGGACTACGCGATCGCGCCCGTCGCCGACGCGGCGAGCACGTGGCGCGACGCCGAGCCGCCCGCCGCGTGGGACGGGGACATCCTCGTGCCGTTCTCGCCGGAAGCGCCCCTGTCGGGCGTCGGGCGGCAGCTGCAGCCGGGCGAGCTCCTGTGGTACCGGCGGCGCTTCGGCGCGCCGGAGGGGTTCGACGCATCCCGCCAGCGCTGCATCCTGCACTTCGAGGCCGTGGACTACGCATGTGCCTGCTCCGTGAACGGCGCGCGCGTGGGCGCGCATGCGGGTGGGTACCTGCCGTTCGCCTTCGACGTCACCGACGCGCTGACGGACGGCGACAACGAGCTGGTCGTATGCGTGCACGACCCGAGCGACGCCGGCGTGCAGCTGCGCGGCAAGCAGCGGCTTGCGCGCGGGGGCATCTGGTACACCGCGCAGAGCGGCATCTGGCAGAGCGTGTGGTTGGAGGCGGTGCCGAACGCGCACCTGGAGTCGCTCGCCATCGACGCGCGGGCCGACGAGGGGAAGCTCGTGCTGCGGGCGGACGTGCGCGCGGACGGCGGCGCGGATGCGGCAGCCGGGACGGCGCCGGCGGTGAGCGTGCGGCTGCTGGACGGCGGCGTGGAGGTCGGGCGCGCGTCCGCGGCGCCGAAGGACGGCGCCTGCACGATCGCCATCGACGTCGCCGACCCGCACCGGTGGAGCCCCGACGACCCGCACCTCTACGACCTCGAGGTGTCGTACGGCAGCGACCGGGTGGACAGCTACTGCGCGTTTCGCACCGTGACCGTGGAGGAGGACGGGCGCGGCGTGCGGCGGCTGTGCCTCAACCACGAGCCCGTCTTCCTGCGCGGCGTGCTCGACCAGGGGTACTGGCCCGACGGCCTCATGACCGCGCCGTCGGACGAGGCGCTGGCCTTCGACGTGCGCGCGATGCGCGAGGCCGGCTTCAACCTGCTGCGCAAGCACATCAAGGTGGAGAGCGACCGCTGGTACTACCACTGCGACAAGCTGGGGATGCTGGTGTGGCAGGACATGGTGAGCGGCGGCGCGGCGCCCGACCCGTGGCACTCCAGCTACAAGCCCACGTTCTTCCGCGGCTCGTGGGGTCGCTACGCCGACGACGACCCGCGCCACTACCCCGGGCTCGCGTCCGACAGCGCGGCGTTCCGCGCCGAGTGGACCGACGCGTGCGCCGCCACGGTGCGCCATCTGGGGAACCACCCGTCCATCGTGACCTGGGTGCTGTTCAACGAGGCCTGGGGGCAGTTCGACGCGCGCGCGGCGGTGGAGCTGGTGCGCGGGCTCGACCCGACGCGTCCCATCGACGCCGTCAGCGGCTGGTACGACCAGGCTTGCGGGGACTTCCTGAGCGTGCACAACTACTTCCGGCCGCTCGAGGTGTACGACGACGCGGCGCGGCCGCGGCGCGCGTTCGTCATCTCGGAGTTCGGCGGGCTGTCGTGCCACCTGGCCGCGCACAGCGCGCTGGCCTCGTCGTACGGCTACGCCGCGTACCCCGACCTCGCGTCGTTCCGCACGGCCGTGCGCGAGGTGCTCGCGCAGGCCGACGCGCTGGAGGAGGCGGGGCTCGCGGGCTACGTGTACACGCAGCTGTCCGACGTCGAGGAGGAGACGAACGGGCTTCTGACCTACGATAGGCGCGTCGACAAGCTGACGGAAGGGGGCGCACGATGA
- a CDS encoding flavodoxin → MDRRTFVMGSFGLGLAVLGADVLAGCAAPAEPAAAPEPDAPGAEPEPTPAPASGTSGGRALVAVFSYSGTTLTVAERIAEATGADLFRIETADAYPDDYDAMIAQVQREQDEGYLPTLVGEAPDWDAYDTVYLGHPIWWGGLPHVMRAFLSQHDLAGKTAAPFSTSSSSGNAAALDALRELCPEADVREALHLTRGSLPGALDEVEPWIEGLARA, encoded by the coding sequence ATGGATCGGCGAACCTTCGTGATGGGCTCGTTCGGCTTGGGGCTGGCGGTGCTCGGCGCGGACGTGCTGGCCGGGTGCGCGGCGCCCGCCGAACCCGCAGCGGCGCCCGAGCCGGACGCCCCGGGCGCCGAGCCCGAGCCGACGCCCGCCCCGGCCTCGGGGACGAGCGGCGGACGCGCTCTCGTGGCGGTGTTCTCGTACTCGGGCACCACGCTCACGGTGGCCGAGCGCATCGCCGAGGCGACGGGAGCCGACCTCTTCCGCATCGAGACGGCGGATGCGTATCCCGACGACTACGACGCCATGATCGCCCAGGTGCAGCGCGAGCAGGACGAGGGCTACCTGCCGACCCTCGTCGGGGAAGCGCCCGATTGGGACGCCTACGACACCGTCTACCTCGGGCATCCCATCTGGTGGGGCGGCCTGCCGCACGTGATGCGGGCGTTCCTGTCGCAGCACGACCTGGCGGGCAAGACGGCGGCCCCGTTCTCCACGAGCAGCTCGAGCGGCAACGCCGCCGCCCTCGACGCCCTGCGCGAGCTGTGCCCCGAAGCCGACGTGCGCGAAGCCCTGCATCTCACGCGCGGCAGCCTTCCCGGCGCGCTCGATGAGGTGGAGCCGTGGATCGAGGGGCTGGCGCGCGCCTGA
- a CDS encoding DUF362 domain-containing protein translates to MNEMKGTRKAARMDRRTFVMGAAALGATALAGGALVGCAGGGEQPAAAPEPAAPDAPRAAQLPYDSAFPPHEPLGRGVGALPGRVAWVRDAAAVIWDGSGYWWQREHFDEGAVRRMVDDGIAATAGADDAASGWRALFEAHNARVGRSGGYRAGQKIAVKANMNGAGTNGSDVDSAMSYTTPVLLRALLLSLVEDAGAAASDITVYDVCRIVPEHVRALCSEGALADVRFRYNDEGGPNDVVGDEDAPIRWSADVAGDANVVPACASEADYLIGLASLKGHSYGLTLSAKNHFGSLVNSSRLRPPEAAGVHRFVSGQVMGMYTVLVDLLANAHLGGKTMLWMLDGLVPATSEGASVTAEAARWEGAPFDGGFAASLLLSQDPVALDSVGADFLINQPAVTSRNAALDGNLGVENYLHEAALVAAPPSGAAYRDGAGGPVGNLGVHEHWNNAVERLYSRDRGEAEGIELVRILR, encoded by the coding sequence ATGAACGAGATGAAGGGCACTCGCAAGGCAGCGCGCATGGATCGGCGCACGTTCGTCATGGGTGCGGCCGCGCTCGGGGCGACCGCGTTGGCAGGCGGGGCGCTGGTCGGCTGCGCAGGCGGCGGCGAGCAACCGGCGGCGGCGCCCGAACCCGCCGCGCCCGATGCGCCGCGCGCCGCGCAGCTTCCCTACGATTCGGCGTTCCCGCCGCACGAGCCTCTCGGGCGCGGTGTGGGCGCCCTGCCGGGGCGCGTCGCCTGGGTGCGCGATGCGGCGGCCGTGATCTGGGACGGATCGGGCTACTGGTGGCAGCGCGAGCACTTCGACGAGGGTGCGGTGCGGCGCATGGTGGACGATGGGATCGCCGCCACGGCGGGCGCGGACGACGCGGCGTCCGGGTGGCGGGCGCTGTTCGAGGCGCACAACGCCCGGGTCGGGCGCAGCGGCGGTTACCGGGCGGGTCAGAAGATCGCCGTCAAGGCCAACATGAACGGCGCGGGCACGAACGGCTCGGACGTCGACAGCGCCATGAGCTATACGACGCCCGTGCTGCTGCGGGCGCTGCTGCTCTCGCTCGTGGAGGATGCGGGCGCGGCGGCGTCCGACATCACGGTGTACGACGTGTGCCGCATCGTCCCCGAGCACGTGCGCGCGCTGTGCTCGGAGGGCGCGCTCGCCGACGTGCGCTTCCGCTACAACGACGAGGGCGGCCCGAACGACGTCGTCGGCGACGAGGACGCGCCGATCCGGTGGTCCGCGGACGTGGCCGGCGACGCCAACGTCGTGCCGGCGTGCGCGTCCGAGGCCGACTACCTGATCGGGCTCGCCAGCCTCAAGGGGCACTCCTACGGCCTGACGCTCAGCGCGAAGAACCACTTCGGCTCGCTCGTCAATTCCAGCCGTCTGCGCCCGCCCGAGGCCGCCGGCGTGCATCGTTTCGTGTCCGGCCAGGTCATGGGCATGTACACCGTGCTCGTCGACCTGCTGGCGAACGCGCACCTCGGCGGCAAGACGATGCTGTGGATGCTCGACGGCCTCGTGCCCGCCACGTCCGAGGGCGCATCGGTCACGGCCGAAGCCGCTCGGTGGGAGGGCGCTCCCTTCGACGGCGGCTTCGCTGCCAGCCTGCTGCTGTCCCAGGATCCGGTGGCGCTCGACTCGGTGGGCGCCGACTTCCTCATCAACCAGCCGGCGGTCACGTCGCGCAACGCCGCGCTCGACGGCAACCTGGGCGTGGAGAACTACCTGCACGAGGCCGCCCTCGTCGCCGCGCCGCCGTCGGGCGCGGCCTACCGCGACGGCGCGGGCGGCCCGGTGGGAAACCTCGGCGTACACGAGCATTGGAACAACGCGGTCGAGCGCCTCTACAGCCGCGACCGCGGCGAGGCAGAAGGCATCGAGCTCGTCCGCATACTGCGATAA
- a CDS encoding aldo/keto reductase codes for MDYLTLSNNVRMPLLGYGVYQVDAGDAERCVSDALETGYRHIDTAQAYYNEEGVGAAIAKSGVARDELFLTTKVWIYHAGEKNAAASIDGSLRKLGCDYVDLLLIHQPFGDYYGTWRALEAAYRSGKARAIGVSNFYPDRLVDLCRFSEIKPMVNQVETHVFQQQRAAREVMDRYGVAHESWGPFAEGRNGFFSNPVLAAVGAKHGKTAAQTALRFLIQSGVAVIPKSVRKERMRENFQVFDFELDAEDLGALRALDKGESLFFSHYDPEFVESMADFGTRVM; via the coding sequence ATGGATTACCTCACCTTGAGCAACAACGTGCGCATGCCTCTTTTGGGCTACGGCGTGTACCAGGTGGACGCCGGCGACGCCGAGCGCTGCGTGAGCGACGCCCTGGAAACGGGTTATCGCCACATCGACACCGCCCAGGCGTACTACAACGAGGAGGGCGTGGGCGCGGCCATCGCGAAGAGCGGCGTGGCGCGCGACGAGCTGTTCCTCACCACCAAGGTGTGGATCTACCACGCCGGCGAGAAGAACGCGGCGGCCTCCATCGACGGCTCGCTGCGCAAGCTGGGGTGCGACTACGTCGACCTGCTGCTGATCCACCAGCCCTTCGGCGACTACTACGGAACCTGGCGGGCCCTGGAGGCCGCGTACCGCTCCGGCAAGGCGCGTGCCATCGGCGTGTCGAACTTCTACCCGGACCGCCTGGTCGACCTCTGCCGATTCAGCGAGATCAAGCCCATGGTGAACCAGGTGGAAACGCACGTGTTCCAGCAGCAGCGCGCCGCGCGCGAGGTCATGGACCGCTACGGCGTGGCGCACGAGTCCTGGGGGCCCTTCGCCGAGGGGCGCAACGGCTTCTTCTCGAACCCGGTGCTTGCGGCCGTGGGCGCGAAGCACGGCAAGACGGCGGCCCAGACGGCGCTGCGCTTCCTCATCCAAAGCGGCGTGGCCGTCATTCCCAAGTCGGTGCGCAAGGAGCGCATGCGGGAGAACTTCCAGGTGTTCGATTTCGAGCTGGACGCCGAGGACTTGGGCGCCCTGCGCGCGCTCGACAAGGGGGAAAGCCTGTTCTTCAGCCACTACGACCCGGAATTCGTCGAGTCCATGGCCGATTTCGGCACGCGCGTGATGTAG
- a CDS encoding Type 1 glutamine amidotransferase-like domain-containing protein — translation MEKLLLVSLFQSVTGLLRQVEPDLKGKSVTYIPTASRVERRGFLARMSRWVLRSMGLRVDAIDVSTAPYEAMRRAFERNDLVFVVGGNTFYLLQELRKSGTDELLREAVRAGKLYIGESAGAIVAAPDIAYSRAMDRPDRAPDLRDTVGLGLVDFYPVPHANNRELGPAAERIVREHAGALDVRPFDDKQALYVENGAVRVLNA, via the coding sequence ATGGAGAAACTGCTTCTCGTTTCCCTGTTTCAGAGCGTCACGGGCCTCCTTAGGCAAGTCGAACCCGACCTCAAGGGCAAATCCGTCACCTACATCCCCACGGCAAGCCGCGTCGAGCGCCGGGGGTTCCTCGCCCGCATGAGCCGATGGGTGCTGCGCAGCATGGGCCTGCGCGTGGACGCGATCGACGTGTCCACCGCCCCCTACGAGGCCATGCGGCGCGCCTTCGAGCGCAACGACCTCGTCTTCGTCGTGGGCGGCAACACGTTCTACCTGCTGCAGGAGCTGAGGAAATCGGGAACCGACGAGCTGCTGCGCGAAGCGGTGCGCGCGGGAAAGCTCTACATCGGGGAGTCGGCCGGGGCCATCGTCGCGGCGCCCGACATCGCGTACTCGCGCGCCATGGATCGTCCCGACCGCGCGCCCGACCTGCGCGACACCGTCGGGCTCGGCCTCGTCGATTTCTACCCGGTGCCCCATGCGAACAACCGCGAGCTGGGACCTGCCGCCGAGCGTATCGTCCGCGAGCACGCCGGAGCCCTCGACGTGCGCCCCTTCGACGACAAGCAGGCGCTCTACGTGGAGAACGGAGCCGTGCGGGTGCTGAACGCTTGA
- a CDS encoding DmsC/YnfH family molybdoenzyme membrane anchor subunit, producing the protein MALITEFPLFAFTTLGGMAAGAYAVAACFADDGREAKRPWLFPLVCLALLGVGLLGVLGHLGRPERFLLAMSNPASMIAEEAYWSIAFGVVVLVDFVLLLRRGASPRVVRVAAAAAALGLMGVMGWAYFTSYGNPAWATWQTLPLFVAGDLAMGAALWALLRGGTYRNDLFAAAFTVLGALAIASIALVAAHFASLGYDALPFAAAVVLAAAGVAFGLLAWKGKLPAAVGPATAFALVLVGVATARYAFYAASIL; encoded by the coding sequence ATGGCATTGATTACCGAATTCCCCCTGTTCGCGTTCACGACCCTGGGCGGCATGGCTGCCGGGGCGTACGCGGTTGCCGCGTGCTTTGCGGACGACGGGCGAGAGGCGAAGCGCCCCTGGTTGTTCCCGCTCGTGTGCCTCGCGCTGTTGGGCGTCGGGCTCTTGGGCGTGCTCGGGCACCTCGGGCGTCCCGAGCGGTTCCTGCTGGCGATGAGCAACCCCGCGTCGATGATCGCGGAGGAGGCGTACTGGTCCATCGCGTTCGGGGTGGTGGTGCTGGTCGATTTCGTGCTGCTGCTGCGCCGTGGCGCGAGCCCGCGCGTCGTGCGCGTCGCGGCTGCGGCGGCCGCGCTCGGGCTCATGGGCGTCATGGGGTGGGCGTACTTCACGAGCTACGGCAATCCCGCCTGGGCGACGTGGCAGACGCTGCCGCTGTTCGTGGCGGGCGACCTGGCCATGGGCGCGGCGCTGTGGGCGCTGTTGCGCGGCGGAACGTATCGCAACGACCTGTTCGCCGCGGCCTTCACGGTTCTCGGTGCGCTCGCGATCGCGTCGATCGCGCTGGTGGCCGCGCACTTCGCCTCGCTCGGCTACGACGCGCTGCCGTTCGCCGCAGCCGTCGTACTGGCGGCTGCGGGCGTCGCGTTCGGCCTGCTGGCCTGGAAAGGCAAGCTCCCGGCCGCGGTCGGCCCGGCGACGGCGTTCGCCCTCGTGCTGGTCGGCGTGGCAACCGCCCGCTACGCCTTCTACGCCGCCAGCATCCTGTAA
- a CDS encoding TorD/DmsD family molecular chaperone produces MSAAEAATVAGVAEEAFALEELLLSRAYLYTLFHKLLGAAPDAPALDALLGRGTAEVVSTYAEDDATMRGFGRFLQSLAAREDRAALLDEARDEHVRLFVGPGPLPAFSWESPYRTHEPSLFQESTLAVRAAYRAHGFEPKRLARVPDDHAALLCAFLAQRSGVALAALRAGDANGLAVELRDEGAFVAAHLTSWLDAFAQAVRRSRTAVLYPQLIEALAAFARVDAVFLAEAAYWAEGLAAEGTPVGAPDVRQGSAEARALEAAREALAALEALRPYGIEDYELVPARSCAGTR; encoded by the coding sequence GTACACGCTGTTCCACAAGCTGCTCGGCGCCGCGCCGGACGCGCCGGCGCTCGACGCGCTGCTGGGACGGGGGACCGCCGAGGTGGTGAGCACCTACGCTGAAGACGACGCGACGATGCGCGGGTTCGGACGCTTCCTGCAAAGCTTGGCCGCGCGCGAGGACCGCGCGGCCCTGCTCGACGAGGCGCGCGACGAGCACGTGCGGCTGTTCGTCGGCCCTGGGCCGCTGCCGGCGTTCTCCTGGGAGTCGCCCTATCGCACGCACGAGCCGTCGCTGTTCCAGGAGAGCACGCTGGCCGTGCGCGCCGCCTACCGTGCGCACGGCTTCGAGCCGAAGCGCCTCGCGCGCGTGCCCGACGACCATGCGGCCCTGCTGTGCGCGTTCCTGGCGCAGCGCTCTGGTGTGGCGCTGGCGGCGCTGCGTGCGGGCGACGCGAACGGGCTCGCCGTCGAGCTGCGCGACGAGGGGGCGTTCGTGGCGGCGCATCTGACGAGCTGGTTGGACGCGTTCGCCCAGGCGGTGCGGCGGTCGAGGACGGCGGTGCTGTACCCGCAGCTGATCGAGGCGCTTGCGGCGTTCGCACGCGTGGACGCCGTGTTCCTTGCTGAGGCGGCGTACTGGGCCGAGGGCCTGGCCGCCGAAGGGACGCCCGTCGGTGCGCCGGACGTGCGGCAGGGGAGCGCCGAGGCCCGCGCGCTCGAGGCTGCGCGCGAAGCGCTTGCGGCGCTCGAGGCGCTGCGCCCGTACGGCATCGAGGATTACGAGCTTGTTCCCGCGCGTTCGTGCGCGGGAACGCGATGA
- a CDS encoding LysR family transcriptional regulator — protein sequence MELEQLRQLEAVASCGTFSAAAERTHISQPALSRSMQRLEAELGASLFARTKNSVELNEAGLLALEHAQGILRDVARMREALDGLRARRSMLRVGTCAPAPLWRLMPAIAERRPDLVANPETMPVAELERRLLDGTLDFAIVPHRPEGEGVRSAVLMREDLCAFLPKGHPLAGRSSLSLAELDGETFLLYAGIGFWRDICERLMPRAHYVTQSDYLVFGQLARTSPLPSFVTDESELKRADLDRVSIPLEDAAVHVTFYLAMRERPGHPLNDLMDWLERRFALTGGGPAPR from the coding sequence ATGGAACTGGAACAGCTGAGGCAGCTCGAGGCGGTCGCGTCGTGCGGGACGTTTTCGGCCGCCGCGGAGCGGACGCACATCTCGCAGCCGGCGCTGAGCCGCTCGATGCAGCGCCTCGAGGCGGAGTTGGGCGCCAGCCTGTTCGCGCGTACGAAGAACAGCGTGGAACTCAACGAGGCCGGCTTGCTGGCGCTCGAGCACGCGCAGGGCATCCTGCGCGACGTCGCCCGCATGCGGGAGGCGCTCGACGGCCTGCGGGCGCGCCGCAGCATGCTGCGCGTCGGGACGTGCGCGCCCGCGCCGCTGTGGCGGCTCATGCCCGCCATCGCCGAGCGCCGCCCCGACCTCGTGGCCAATCCCGAGACCATGCCCGTGGCCGAGCTCGAACGCCGGCTGCTGGACGGCACCCTCGATTTCGCCATCGTGCCGCACCGTCCGGAGGGGGAGGGCGTGCGCAGCGCCGTGCTCATGCGCGAGGACCTGTGCGCGTTCCTGCCGAAGGGCCATCCGCTGGCGGGCCGCTCCTCCCTCTCGCTTGCGGAGTTGGACGGCGAGACGTTCCTGCTGTACGCCGGCATCGGGTTCTGGCGCGACATCTGCGAGCGCCTCATGCCGCGCGCCCACTACGTCACGCAGAGCGACTACCTGGTGTTCGGCCAGCTGGCGCGCACCTCGCCGCTGCCGAGCTTCGTCACCGACGAGTCCGAGCTGAAGCGCGCCGATCTCGACCGCGTCTCCATCCCCCTCGAAGACGCCGCCGTGCACGTGACGTTCTACCTGGCCATGCGCGAGAGGCCGGGCCACCCGCTGAACGACCTCATGGACTGGCTCGAGCGCAGGTTCGCCCTCACCGGGGGCGGCCCAGCTCCCCGATGA
- a CDS encoding galactokinase: MRTEEEALAHLRCRFATLFGDADGRAFAFASAPGRVELAGNHTDHQGGRTISTAIGLRMFALAAPNGTDDIRVCMEGFGEALVNVGDLEAREEERGTSRALVRGMAAAFARAGGMVRGFDAVTCSDVPAGYGVSSSAAFEMLLGLLIRAVCEPDGPAPERDLTSLALEGSWAEDVHFGKPSGAQDQLASAYGGIVSLDFEGSVPRVAPVDFDVRTSGHALYLVDSRCDHSRYTDEFVAIPTDMRAVARRLGRERLEDAPYREFLEALASVRVELGDRAVLRALHYFEETRRVAAQEQALASGDFAAFLRLVRQSGASSAQFLQNVSPRGDGSGDEQPAMVILALCAHLLGGRGAYRIHGGGFGGSVLAIVPCDEASAFRTSMDALLGYEACLPVSIGAPGARVRQVAR, translated from the coding sequence ATGAGAACCGAGGAGGAGGCGCTCGCGCACCTGCGGTGCCGATTCGCCACGCTGTTCGGCGACGCGGACGGGCGCGCGTTCGCGTTCGCCTCCGCGCCCGGGCGGGTGGAGCTGGCCGGCAACCATACCGACCATCAGGGCGGGCGCACCATCTCCACCGCCATCGGCCTGCGCATGTTCGCCCTGGCCGCGCCGAACGGCACCGACGACATCCGCGTGTGCATGGAGGGCTTCGGCGAGGCGCTTGTGAACGTCGGCGACCTCGAAGCGCGCGAGGAGGAGCGGGGGACGTCGCGCGCGCTCGTGCGCGGCATGGCGGCGGCGTTCGCGCGCGCGGGCGGCATGGTGCGCGGCTTCGACGCGGTGACGTGCTCGGACGTGCCCGCAGGGTACGGCGTGTCCTCGTCGGCCGCCTTCGAGATGCTGCTCGGGCTGCTGATCCGCGCGGTGTGCGAGCCGGACGGGCCCGCTCCGGAGCGCGACCTCACCTCGCTCGCGCTGGAAGGATCGTGGGCGGAGGACGTGCATTTCGGGAAGCCGAGCGGGGCGCAGGATCAGCTGGCAAGCGCGTACGGCGGCATCGTGAGCCTCGATTTCGAGGGCAGCGTGCCCCGCGTGGCGCCCGTCGACTTCGACGTGCGGACGAGCGGGCACGCCCTGTACCTGGTGGACAGCCGTTGCGATCATTCCCGCTACACCGACGAATTCGTGGCCATCCCCACCGACATGCGCGCCGTCGCACGGCGCCTCGGCCGCGAGAGGCTCGAAGACGCTCCCTATCGGGAGTTTCTGGAAGCGCTGGCGAGCGTGCGCGTCGAGCTCGGCGACCGCGCGGTGCTGCGCGCCCTTCACTACTTCGAGGAGACGCGGCGCGTGGCCGCGCAGGAGCAGGCGCTGGCGAGCGGCGATTTCGCGGCGTTCCTCCGCCTCGTGCGGCAATCGGGCGCATCGTCGGCCCAGTTCCTGCAGAACGTGTCGCCGCGCGGCGACGGCTCGGGCGACGAGCAGCCGGCCATGGTGATCCTCGCGCTGTGCGCGCACCTGCTGGGCGGGCGCGGCGCGTACCGCATCCACGGCGGCGGCTTCGGGGGCAGCGTGCTGGCCATCGTGCCGTGCGACGAGGCTTCGGCGTTCCGCACCTCGATGGACGCGCTGCTGGGCTACGAGGCCTGCCTGCCCGTGTCGATAGGCGCTCCGGGAGCGCGCGTCCGGCAGGTCGCCCGATGA
- a CDS encoding galactose-1-phosphate uridylyltransferase, translating to MSTPLPPPEEVRATFDRLLAREAEQAAVYLHGLGVASGYLAGAADARSIRWTSGSAYGPLECTVNLAKPEKDPRAIAAAAGATDAGGAGAEGGAGAGVGVPQCDLCWENEGFPGTPEHPAKPGLRIAAIELGGERWGLQFSPYAYFPEHCIALSAEHRPMKIDEAGFERLLDFVNLFPFYFVGSNADLPIVGGSILSHDHFQGGRHTFPLMNAPVERAVELPGLPEVRAGVVTWPASVLRLASRDRAALARAAARVLDAWRGFSFEPGGVRACSRGAGGAPVRHNTLNPIVRRVGPAYVMDLVLRNNRADGARPWGVFHPGEELHHIKKENIGLVEIMGLAVLPPRLARELPAVERELRAAVREGRSPRQLEARLLTCADTAPHAPWAADVLARRGADLAADRADGPRGGAEGGAPGPVVREEVARVFAAVLESTGVFKRDAVGRAGWDAFIGELGRPR from the coding sequence ATGAGCACGCCGCTGCCGCCGCCCGAGGAGGTGCGCGCGACGTTCGACCGCCTGCTCGCGCGCGAGGCCGAGCAGGCGGCAGTGTACCTGCACGGCCTCGGCGTTGCAAGCGGCTACCTCGCGGGGGCGGCCGACGCGCGCAGCATCCGCTGGACGAGCGGGAGCGCGTACGGCCCGCTCGAGTGCACCGTCAACCTCGCGAAGCCCGAGAAGGACCCGCGCGCCATCGCCGCGGCGGCGGGCGCGACGGACGCGGGAGGCGCGGGGGCCGAAGGAGGAGCGGGGGCCGGCGTCGGCGTGCCGCAGTGCGACCTCTGCTGGGAGAACGAGGGGTTCCCCGGCACGCCCGAGCACCCCGCCAAGCCGGGCCTGCGCATCGCCGCCATCGAGCTGGGCGGCGAGCGCTGGGGGCTGCAGTTCTCGCCGTACGCGTACTTCCCCGAGCACTGCATCGCGCTGTCCGCGGAGCATCGGCCCATGAAGATCGACGAGGCCGGCTTCGAGCGGCTGCTCGACTTCGTCAACCTGTTCCCGTTCTACTTCGTCGGCTCGAACGCCGACCTGCCCATCGTGGGCGGCTCCATCCTCTCCCACGACCACTTCCAGGGCGGACGCCATACGTTCCCCCTCATGAACGCGCCCGTCGAGCGCGCCGTCGAGCTGCCGGGGCTGCCGGAGGTGCGCGCCGGCGTCGTGACATGGCCGGCGTCGGTGCTGCGCCTCGCCTCGCGCGACCGCGCCGCCCTCGCGCGGGCGGCGGCGCGCGTGCTGGACGCGTGGCGGGGCTTCTCGTTCGAGCCGGGCGGCGTGCGCGCGTGCAGCCGCGGCGCCGGGGGCGCACCCGTGCGCCACAACACGCTCAACCCCATCGTGCGGCGCGTCGGCCCCGCCTACGTCATGGACCTCGTGCTGCGCAACAACCGCGCCGACGGCGCGCGCCCGTGGGGCGTCTTCCATCCCGGCGAGGAGCTGCACCACATCAAGAAGGAGAACATCGGCCTCGTCGAGATCATGGGGCTGGCCGTGCTGCCGCCCCGCCTCGCCCGCGAGCTGCCGGCCGTAGAGCGCGAGCTGCGCGCGGCCGTGCGCGAGGGCCGCTCCCCGCGCCAGTTGGAGGCGCGCCTGCTGACCTGCGCGGACACCGCGCCCCACGCCCCCTGGGCGGCCGACGTGCTGGCCCGCCGAGGCGCGGACCTCGCCGCGGATCGCGCGGACGGCCCGCGCGGCGGCGCCGAGGGCGGCGCGCCCGGCCCCGTCGTGCGCGAGGAGGTCGCCCGGGTGTTCGCCGCCGTCCTCGAATCCACCGGCGTCTTCAAGCGCGACGCCGTCGGCCGCGCGGGCTGGGACGCGTTCATCGGGGAGCTGGGCCGCCCCCGGTGA